The following coding sequences are from one Eucalyptus grandis isolate ANBG69807.140 chromosome 11, ASM1654582v1, whole genome shotgun sequence window:
- the LOC104426178 gene encoding LOW QUALITY PROTEIN: 4-coumarate--CoA ligase-like 9 (The sequence of the model RefSeq protein was modified relative to this genomic sequence to represent the inferred CDS: inserted 2 bases in 1 codon), whose protein sequence is MNGFCAETRTFHSLRPSVPLPPPSLPISLTDFLLSIPSSSSSSLPFLVDAATGHRVTYPRFLSQCRALCLXLASRFPSLSKNDVALVLPPPSLYVPVIYFTLLSLGIVVSPANPLSSASEIRHLVGLSQPVLAFVTSQAAHKLPTLGHGIILIDSPEFESALSRTGLKETDPVLRNVNRVTQADPATILYSSGTTGRVKGVLMTHGNMIAGLASARQAELGAKPVLLFPLPLFHVYGFAGILKAFGIGATVVLMGKFELEAMLKAVEKYRVGLLPVSPPVVLALVKSELIRKYDLSSLHTVMCGGAPLGKEVCERFQQQFPNVELVQGYALTESLLGSSLMGPDETKQYGSVGRLSEHMEAKIVDPVTREALPPGCKGELWLRGPAIMKGYVGDDKATAETLDPDGWLKTGDLCYFDSEGFLYIVDRLKELIKYKAYQVPPAELEHLLQSHQQIAEAAVIPYPDEEAGQVPMAFVVRKPGAYVTESEIMDFIAERVAPHKKIRRVAFISSIPKNPAGKILRRELINHALSAGSAKL, encoded by the exons ATGAATGGCTTCTGCGCGGAAACCAGGACCTTCCACAGCCTCAGGCCCTCcgtccctctccctcctccttccctcccgATTTCTCTCACCGACTTCCTGCTCTccatcccctcctcctcctcctcctccttgccgTTCCTCGTCGACGCCGCCACCGGCCACCGGGTCACCTACCCGCGCTTCCTCTCGCAATGCCGCGCTCTCTGCCT CCTCGCCAGCCGCTTCCCTTCGCTCTCCAAGAACGACGTCGCCCTCGTCCTCCCGCCTCCTTCCCTCTACGTCCCCGTCATCTACTTCACTCTCCTCTCCCTCGGCATCGTCGTGTCCCCCGCGAACCCCCTGAGCTCCGCCTCCGAGATCCGCCACCTGGTCGGGCTCAGCCAGCCCGTCCTCGCTTTCGTCACCTCCCAAGCAGCTCACAAGCTGCCTACGCTCGGGCACGGCATCATCCTCATCGACTCGCCCGAGTTCGAGTCCGCTTTGTCCCGGACCGGACTGAAGGAGACCGATCCCGTTCTCCGCAATGTCAACCGGGTCACGCAGGCGGACCCCGCGACGATTCTCTACTCTTCGGGCACGACAGGCCGGGTCAAGGGCGTACTCATGACCCACGGAAACATGATCGCGGGGCTTGCCAGCGCTCGCCAAGCCGAGCTAGGCGCGAAGCCCGTTTTGCTGTTTCCACTTCCCCTGTTCCACGTGTATGGCTTTGCGGGGATATTGAAGGCCTTTGGGATAGGGGCGACCGTGGTTTTGATGGGGAAGTTCGAGCTTGAGGCCATGCTGAAGGCCGTGGAGAAGTATAGAGTCGGCTTGTTGCCGGTTTCGCCGCCAGTCGTGCTAGCGCTGGTGAAGTCGGAGCTGATCAGGAAGTATGACCTCAGCTCGCTCCACACTGTCATGTGTGGCGGAGCGCCGCTCGGGAAGGAGGTTTGCGAGCGGTTCCAGCAGCAATTCCCTAACGTGGAGCTGGTGCAG GGTTATGCATTGACAGAGAGCCTCTTAGGAAGTAGCTTGATGGGGCCTGATGAGACCAAGCAATACGGCTCCGTCGGTCGCCTCTCTGAGCATATGGAAGCCAAAATAGTCGATCCTGTTACTCGAGAAGCTCTACCTCCTGGCTGCAAAGGCGAATTGTGGCTGCGTGGCCCAGCCATCATGAAAG GTTATGTTGGAGATGACAAGGCGACGGCTGAGACATTGGACCCTGATGGTTGGCTAAAAACTGGCGATCTTTGTTACTTTGACTCAGAGGGGTTCCTCTACATTGTAGATAGGCTAAAGGAATTGATAAAATACAAGGCATATCAG GTTCCACCTGCTGAATTGGAGCATTTACTTCAATCTCATCAACAAATTGCGGAAGCCGCAGTGATACC GTATCCTGATGAAGAGGCAGGGCAGGTTCCAATGGCTTTTGTGGTGAGGAAGCCTGGTGCATATGTTACAGAATCTGAAATCATGGATTTCATTGCCGAACGG GTTGCTCCACACAAGAAGATAAGGCGCGTCGCTTTTATCAGTAGCATCCCCAAGAATCCCGCAGGAAAGATATTGAGAAGGGAGCTCATCAATCATGCTTTATCTGCTGGTTCAGCTAAATTATAA